The sequence CCGCGGCGCCGCGAACTCCGCCAGCGCGAGCGCCAGCGCCGCGAACTCCGGATCCTCCATGGCGTGCACGCGCTCCGGATGCTCGGGCGGCAGATCCAGCAGGCGTGCCACTTCGTTCGGCGCGAACTGCTTCTCAGTCATGCCCGACCTCCTTGCCGGCGCGTCGGAGAAGCTCCGATCGCAGCTTGCGCCGCGCCGTCTGAAGCACGCCGCGCGCGCCCGACGGCTCTTCCACGCGAAGGATGCGCGTGATCTCATCCACGCTCAACTCCTCGTACGCTCTCAGCCACAGCGCGGCGCGCTCGCGCGGCTCGAGCGCCGAGTCGATCGCCGCCAGGCATCGTCGCAGCGACTCGGCATCTTCGAACTTCTCTTCCACTCCGCTCCCCTCGGGGGCGATCGCGTCGGCGTCGACCTCCGGATCCCGGTTCCACGCTCGCGGCCGTGCCACCGACCGACAGCGGTTGTGGACGATGGTGAACAGCCAGGCGCCGAACTTTCCGCGCGCCTGGTATCGGGGCAGCGACTCGATCATGCGAATCAGACAGTCCTGAGAAAGGTCGAGCGCCTGGTCCCGGTCCCGGAGGAAATGGCGAGCCCACGCGAACACCGGCCCGCTCCAGCGGTCCACCAGGGCGGCCAGCGCCGCACGGCCATTGGCTCCGATGGTATCGGCCAGGTACTGCTCGACCAGCATCTCGTCGGAAGCGGTCTCTGGACGATGGTCCGAATCCATGCCCGCGAGAGTAGCGGTCTCGCCGGCCCGGCATAAAGGCAGGCGCCTCCAGCACCAAAGAGCGGGAACTCATGCTCTGATCCCCCCGGGATTCGGGCTGACTCGTGGGGAGAACCCCCGGCGAGGGGGGAATCACAGGGGCGGGGCCGTGACTCCCGGCCGAACACTCTCGCGAGCACGCCCTTCACCGCGGTGGCGCAGTAGCGACACGCTCACGCACTATCTCAATCTCACCACGCGCCTCGCCACGCGCTCGTTGCTCGCGGAGAGCTCGATGAAGTAGAGGCCGGCGGCCGCGGCGCGCCCGGCGGCGTCGGCGCCGTTCCAGCTCAACGAATGGCGTCCCGCTTCGAGATCGCGATCCTCGAGGGTCTGCACCAGCCGGCCCTGGACGTCGCGTACCTGCACGCGCGCGTGGCCCCGTTCCGGCAGCGCGAAGTCCATGCGCACCCCGCCGCGCGAAGGATTCGGCCGGGCTTCCGAGAGCTCGATCTTCGTCGGTGGCATGGCCGCCGCGGACACGTCGGTGTTCGACGGCGCGGTACGCACGTCCCACTCCAGCGGCCCGTTTGCCTGCGGCGTGAACCACGACCCGTAGCGGAACCACGGCGAGTGCGAGAGCACGCGCGTCTTCCACCCGTAGACCGTCGAGGCCGTGAGTCCCGTGACGCTCTGCGAGACCAGCGCCGCGCCTTCGAGCGGATCGGTGGGCGCCCCCATCAGCTTCCACGCGGTGCGCCCCTGCAGCCCAGACCCTCCGCCGATCTTCCGCATCACCCGCCAGTCGAGTGCCACGCGATCGCGCCCGCCGGCGCTTGCCGCATTCGAGGTGAGGCCGAACGACGAAGCGCTTCGGCTGCGTCCGTAGACCGCGATCGGATCGGCCGGCGGACCGGGTTGCATCGCCCGCGTGGGGCGGCCGCGACCGGCCTCGTTGGTCAAGCCACGCGAGTTGCCGAGGTAGAGTTGGAATCCGCCTTCGTCGAAGAACGAAGACAGGCGCCGCGGCTCGCCGGCGACCACGTCCGCGAAGCCGTCGCCATTGATGTCGCCGCCGCCCGCGACCGATTGGCCGAGATTGTCGGCGTTCCCGGTGCCCTCGAAGGTGATGTAGGGCGATGCGAGGGGGTCGGGCCCGCCCGCGAAGATGTAGACGTGTCCGCAGTCGGTGCCGCCCGCGCCATCACCGAACACCTCGCCGACGGCCAGGTCGCTATAGCCGTCGCCGTTCACGTCGCCGGCCGCGGACACGCTGTTGCCGAAGGCGGCGTTGGCCGAGCTGCCGGTGAGGGTCCAGCTCGATGTCGCGAGAACACCCGAAGGATCGCCGCGATAGGCGTAGACCTTGCCGGTCCCGCCGGCGCCGTACGCCCCGATCGCGATGTCGCCGTAGCCGTCGCCATCGAAATCCCCGATGCCCGCCAGCGCCTGGCCGAAGTGGTCGCCGGCTGCAACGCCCGTCCAGGTGCGCTGGGGCGTCGAGGAGGGGCCGGAGGGGCCGCCCAGGTAGAGCTTGGCGTGCCCCTCGTCGACGAAGCTCCCATCCCAGGTCCCCGTGCCGACCAGGATGTCGCTGTAGCCGTCGGCGTTGACGTCGCCGGCGCTGGCGACACAGGTGGCCTCGCCAGCGTTGTTCTGGTTGTCGGTCTCGGACCAGCCGCTGAACGTGAGCCCGCCGGGCGAACCCAGATAGAGAAACGCCATTCCCGCCTGGGGGTGCGCGACAATGGCGTGCGGCGCGCCGGTGTAGGTCGTCTCGCTGGGTGCCCCCACCAGAACGTCGGCGTATCCGTCGCCATTCACGTCTCCGGCGAAGGCGACGCTCGACCCGAACATGGAACCCGTCGCGCCGCTGAGGACCTGGTCCGGGGTCCCGCCTGCGGTGCTCCAGTCGGCGTGCCCGTACCACGCGTAGACCTGGCCGGAGTGATTCAAGCCAACCACGAGGTCGCCAATGCCGTCGCCGTTGATGTCCTGCCCCATCGCCACCGAGATGCCCGCACCGGCGCCGTTCAACTGTCCGGCGCTGGACCACACCGAACTGCCCGCCATGCCGGCTTCGCCACCCAGGTAGAGTTCGACGCGACCGTTGTCCGTGAGAATGCCGGAGTCAAAGAGCGGCTCGCCGACCAGCACGTCGTCGAAGCCGTCGCCGTTCACGTCGCCGATCGCCATCGACCAACCGGCGACCGCGCTGGTCTGCCCGCCGAAGCGCTCCGCGAGCTTCCGCGGCGGATCGGCCTGACCCTTGTAAAAAAGGATCTCGCCGGCGCGCGCGCCGAAGTCGGAGGCCGCCGGAATTCCAATGACGATGTCGCCGAATCCGTCGCCGTTGACATCGCCCGCCGCGCACGCGCTGAAGTCGCCGGGATTGCCAGCGCCCGGCGGATAGATCGCCTGCACTGTGGCCAGCTGGCCCAGGCGGTGACCGTAGACCAGGTCGAGCTGGGTGGGGTCGGACATCACGAGCGCGTCGGCGACGCCGTCGCCGTTCACGTCGCCCGCGGTGATCGCGATGAGGCCGAAATGCGCGCCGGGGTTGGCGCCGTAGGCCGAGTAGTTACTGCCGGAGATGAAGGCGGCCCCGATGTTGGGTAAGGAGGCGGTGCCGCTGAAGTACGGGTCCGCGAAGAAGTAGTGGCCCTGGCCATCCCCGGCGACGTCTCCAGCCGGGGCAAAGAAGGCGGCGTCGACTCCATTCACGGCGGTCCAGGCCGCGGGTCCGGCG is a genomic window of Candidatus Sulfotelmatobacter sp. containing:
- a CDS encoding sigma-70 family RNA polymerase sigma factor; this encodes MDSDHRPETASDEMLVEQYLADTIGANGRAALAALVDRWSGPVFAWARHFLRDRDQALDLSQDCLIRMIESLPRYQARGKFGAWLFTIVHNRCRSVARPRAWNRDPEVDADAIAPEGSGVEEKFEDAESLRRCLAAIDSALEPRERAALWLRAYEELSVDEITRILRVEEPSGARGVLQTARRKLRSELLRRAGKEVGHD
- a CDS encoding FG-GAP-like repeat-containing protein, producing the protein MLAARIPRALFPVSLAVAILVLSSGFSVAAAPNQTNLLSAPVVLYPNTPGWYGWGYSVSAVGDVNGDGYADFAVTTAYASPFGTYAAAIYYGSATGPVSPPGWIRTAFTHPVHVAPAGDVNGDGYDDVVFGAADTTTSGVGVVEVWYGGSGGLGVSPSVALTGDYSFGWSVCTAGDVNGDGYDDLLVGDPLAVGLALGSASLYYGSATGLSTSPAWSTSGAYLYERLGMSVAGVGDLDGDGFADFGIGSQAGEIGVLQSPGQIYHGSLAGPAAWTAVNGVDAAFFAPAGDVAGDGQGHYFFADPYFSGTASLPNIGAAFISGSNYSAYGANPGAHFGLIAITAGDVNGDGVADALVMSDPTQLDLVYGHRLGQLATVQAIYPPGAGNPGDFSACAAGDVNGDGFGDIVIGIPAASDFGARAGEILFYKGQADPPRKLAERFGGQTSAVAGWSMAIGDVNGDGFDDVLVGEPLFDSGILTDNGRVELYLGGEAGMAGSSVWSSAGQLNGAGAGISVAMGQDINGDGIGDLVVGLNHSGQVYAWYGHADWSTAGGTPDQVLSGATGSMFGSSVAFAGDVNGDGYADVLVGAPSETTYTGAPHAIVAHPQAGMAFLYLGSPGGLTFSGWSETDNQNNAGEATCVASAGDVNADGYSDILVGTGTWDGSFVDEGHAKLYLGGPSGPSSTPQRTWTGVAAGDHFGQALAGIGDFDGDGYGDIAIGAYGAGGTGKVYAYRGDPSGVLATSSWTLTGSSANAAFGNSVSAAGDVNGDGYSDLAVGEVFGDGAGGTDCGHVYIFAGGPDPLASPYITFEGTGNADNLGQSVAGGGDINGDGFADVVAGEPRRLSSFFDEGGFQLYLGNSRGLTNEAGRGRPTRAMQPGPPADPIAVYGRSRSASSFGLTSNAASAGGRDRVALDWRVMRKIGGGSGLQGRTAWKLMGAPTDPLEGAALVSQSVTGLTASTVYGWKTRVLSHSPWFRYGSWFTPQANGPLEWDVRTAPSNTDVSAAAMPPTKIELSEARPNPSRGGVRMDFALPERGHARVQVRDVQGRLVQTLEDRDLEAGRHSLSWNGADAAGRAAAAGLYFIELSASNERVARRVVRLR